The following proteins are encoded in a genomic region of Alnus glutinosa chromosome 8, dhAlnGlut1.1, whole genome shotgun sequence:
- the LOC133874936 gene encoding pentatricopeptide repeat-containing protein At1g74750-like isoform X3, giving the protein MLRAKHIGNLSNSARSFFLNGSRCSAADGNSCTCPEDETCVSRRQSKRNEVLLAQKPSTLVSTSSSRVGTLVSEESVKVLGSQKAKNVDHPSPLKQVVSAPSSLRRSDCVSYATGIDAAQKDVVQSSPLISDQFVKAGIATVNFLSDLVNYKLPLSGGDGLLNSTGNCMVDPTRPLSSIKSANVRHIKRENFSSVHPRSSPQVAAGSNDTTNVHATRGKGDKSNFVKGLKHGPYAGTGNSVAAHSISSDAHEKKTVPERTRAHSNRFTSNCNLNVQTSDAEFVGSNSRGFNRHNRGFNKPPSDMAVATGIAPIKRQFANPGHAVGSVYQILQQLKWGPAAEKALGDLRYPMDAFQANQILKQLQDHSVALGFFYWLKRQPGFKHDGHTYTTMVGNLGKARQFGAINKLLDQMVKDGCQPNVVTYNRLIHSYGRANYLKEALRVFNQMQEAGCEPDRVTYCTLIDIHAKSGFLDVAMCMYERMQEAGLSPDTFTYSVIINCLGKAGNLAAAQTLFCEMRDQGCVPNLVTYNIMIALQAKARNYETALKLYRDMQNAGFEPDKVSYSIVMEVLGHCGYLEEAEAVFVEMKQKNWVPDEPVYGLLVDLWGKAGNVEKAWDWYQAMLYAGLRPNVPTCNSLLSAFLRVHRLSDAYNLLQSMVGLGLNPSLQTYTLLLSCSTEAQSPYDMGFCCKLMTITRHPAHTFLLSMPAAGPDGQNVRNHVSKFLDLMHSEDRESKRGLVDAVVDFLHKSGLKEEAGSVWEVAAQKNVYPDAVKEKSSCYWLINLHVMSDGTAVTALSRTLAWFRQQMLMSGIGPSRIDIVTGWGRRSRVTGSSMVRQAVQELLNIFSFPFFTENGNSGCFVGCGEPLNRWLHQSYVERMHLL; this is encoded by the coding sequence ATGTTACGAGCAAAACATATCGGTAACCTTTCCAATAGTGCTCGGTCCTTTTTTCTTAATGGGTCACGATGCAGTGCAGCAGATGGAAATTCATGTACTTGCCCTGAAGATGAAACTTGTGTTTCAAGAAGGCAGAGTAAAAGAAATGAAGTTCTGCTTGCACAAAAGCCATCCACCTTAGTATCCACATCTTCGAGCAGAGTAGGAACCTTAGTTTCAGAGGAGTCAGTTAAAGTACTAGGTTCTCAGAAGGCTAAGAATGTTGATCACCCAAGTCCTCTGAAACAAGTTGTTTCTGCCCCCAGTTCTTTGAGGAGATCTGATTGTGTAAGTTATGCTACTGGCATTGATGCTGCTCAAAAGGATGTGGTGCAGTCATCACCCCTTATCTCTGACCAGTTTGTTAAGGCTGGCATTGCAACGGTAAATTTTCTGTCTGATTTAGTAAATTATAAGCTTCCTCTATCAGGTGGAGATGGACTACTAAATTCAACTGGGAACTGTATGGTCGATCCCACTAGGCCTCTCTCCAGCATCAAATCAGCAAATGTGAGACACATCAAAAGAGAGAACTTTTCCAGTGTTCATCCAAGATCATCTCCGCAGGTAGCGGCTGGGTCAAATGATACAACAAATGTTCATGCAACAAGGGGTAAAGGTGATAAATCCAATTTCGTTAAAGGTCTCAAGCATGGTCCATATGCTGGAACAGGGAATTCGGTGGCAGCTCACAGTATATCTTCAGATGCTCATGAGAAGAAGACTGTACCAGAGAGAACAAGAGCTCATTCAAACCGCTTCACATCTAATTGTAATTTGAACGTGCAGACTTCAGATGCAGAGTTTGTGGGTTCTAATAGTAGAGGTTTCAACAGACACAATAGAGGTTTTAACAAACCGCCCAGCGATATGGCAGTGGCAACAGGAATTGCTCCAATTAAGAGGCAGTTTGCAAATCCTGGGCATGCTGTGGGAAGTGTTTATCAAATACTGCAACAACTGAAGTGGGGTCCTGCGGCTGAAAAGGCTCTTGGAGATCTCAGATATCCAATGGATGCGTTTCAGGCAAACCAGATTCTCAAGCAACTTCAAGACCACTCAGTTGCCCTTGGCTTTTTCTATTGGTTGAAGCGGCAACCTGGGTTCAAGCATGATGGGCACACTTATACCACCATGGTTGGCAACCTTGGAAAAGCCAGGCAGTTTGGCGCAATAAACAAATTGCTTGATCAGATGGTGAAGGATGGTTGCCAGCCTAATGTTGTGACATATAACCGTTTGATTCATAGTTATGGCCGTGCAAACTACTTGAAGGAAGCACTCAGGGTTTTCAATCAAATGCAGGAGGCAGGATGTGAACCTGACCGTGTCACTTACTGTACACTCATTGACATCCATGCCAAATCTGGCTTTCTTGATGTTGCCATGTGTATGTATGAGAGAATGCAAGAGGCTGGTCTTTCTCCTGACACATTTACTTACAGTGTTATAATCAACTGCCTTGGGAAAGCTGGGAATTTGGCTGCAGCCCAAACGCTATTCTGCGAGATGAGAGATCAGGGTTGTGTTCCTAATTTAGTCACCTATAATATCATGATTGCTTTGCAAGCCAAAGCAAGGAACTATGAAACCGCCTTGAAGCTTTATCGCGATATGCAGAATGCAGGATTTGAACCTGATAAAGTGAGTTATAGCATAGTGATGGAGGTGCTTGGCCATTGTGGGTACCTTGAGGAAGCAGAAGCAGTTTTTGTAGAAATGAAACAGAAAAACTGGGTCCCGGATGAACCTGTTTATGGTCTTTTAGTTGACTTGTGGGGAAAGGCTGGTAATGTTGAGAAGGCCTGGGATTGGTACCAAGCAATGCTCTATGCTGGTTTGCGGCCTAATGTGCCCACTTGCAATTCCCTGCTCAGCGCTTTCCTTAGGGTGCACCGGCTGTCGGATGCGTATAATTTACTACAGAGCATGGTGGGTTTGGGTCTAAACCCTTCTTTGCAAACTTATACATTGCTCCTCAGTTGTAGTACAGAAGCACAGTCACCATATGACATGGGGTTTTGTTGCAAGCTCATGACCATCACACGCCACCCTGCACATACATTTCTACTGTCCATGCCAGCAGCAGGACCTGATGGTCAAAATGTGCGGAATCATGTAAGCAAGTTCCTGGACCTGATGCATTCTGAGGATAGGGAGAGCAAGAGGGGACTGGTAGATGCAGTGGTAGATTTTCTTCACAAGTCAGGGCTCAAGGAGGAGGCAGGCTCAGTTTGGGAAGTGGCTGCACAAAAGAATGTGTATCCAGATGCCGTCAAAGAGAAGAGCTCCTGCTATTGGCTTATTAACCTGCATGTTATGTCAGATGGTACGGCTGTGACAGCACTGTCAAGGACACTTGCTTGGTTTCGCCAGCAAATGCTAATGTCAGGGATAGGTCCCAGCCGGATTGATATTGTAACCGGATGGGGCCGGCGGAGCAGAGTGACAGGATCGTCTATGGTGAGGCAGGCTGTTCAGGAGCTGCTGAACATATTTAGCTTCCCATTTTTCACTGAGAATGGCAATTCTGGGTGTTTTGTGGGATGCGGGGAGCCTCTTAATAGATGGCTGCACCAATCTTATGTGGAGCGGATGCATCTACTGTAG
- the LOC133874936 gene encoding pentatricopeptide repeat-containing protein At1g74750-like isoform X1, giving the protein MLLYEQVLLYLQMLRAKHIGNLSNSARSFFLNGSRCSAADGNSCTCPEDETCVSRRQSKRNEVLLAQKPSTLVSTSSSRVGTLVSEESVKVLGSQKAKNVDHPSPLKQVVSAPSSLRRSDCVSYATGIDAAQKDVVQSSPLISDQFVKAGIATVNFLSDLVNYKLPLSGGDGLLNSTGNCMVDPTRPLSSIKSANVRHIKRENFSSVHPRSSPQVAAGSNDTTNVHATRGKGDKSNFVKGLKHGPYAGTGNSVAAHSISSDAHEKKTVPERTRAHSNRFTSNCNLNVQTSDAEFVGSNSRGFNRHNRGFNKPPSDMAVATGIAPIKRQFANPGHAVGSVYQILQQLKWGPAAEKALGDLRYPMDAFQANQILKQLQDHSVALGFFYWLKRQPGFKHDGHTYTTMVGNLGKARQFGAINKLLDQMVKDGCQPNVVTYNRLIHSYGRANYLKEALRVFNQMQEAGCEPDRVTYCTLIDIHAKSGFLDVAMCMYERMQEAGLSPDTFTYSVIINCLGKAGNLAAAQTLFCEMRDQGCVPNLVTYNIMIALQAKARNYETALKLYRDMQNAGFEPDKVSYSIVMEVLGHCGYLEEAEAVFVEMKQKNWVPDEPVYGLLVDLWGKAGNVEKAWDWYQAMLYAGLRPNVPTCNSLLSAFLRVHRLSDAYNLLQSMVGLGLNPSLQTYTLLLSCSTEAQSPYDMGFCCKLMTITRHPAHTFLLSMPAAGPDGQNVRNHVSKFLDLMHSEDRESKRGLVDAVVDFLHKSGLKEEAGSVWEVAAQKNVYPDAVKEKSSCYWLINLHVMSDGTAVTALSRTLAWFRQQMLMSGIGPSRIDIVTGWGRRSRVTGSSMVRQAVQELLNIFSFPFFTENGNSGCFVGCGEPLNRWLHQSYVERMHLL; this is encoded by the exons ATGCTGCtatatgagcaa GTGCTACTGTATCTGCAGATGTTACGAGCAAAACATATCGGTAACCTTTCCAATAGTGCTCGGTCCTTTTTTCTTAATGGGTCACGATGCAGTGCAGCAGATGGAAATTCATGTACTTGCCCTGAAGATGAAACTTGTGTTTCAAGAAGGCAGAGTAAAAGAAATGAAGTTCTGCTTGCACAAAAGCCATCCACCTTAGTATCCACATCTTCGAGCAGAGTAGGAACCTTAGTTTCAGAGGAGTCAGTTAAAGTACTAGGTTCTCAGAAGGCTAAGAATGTTGATCACCCAAGTCCTCTGAAACAAGTTGTTTCTGCCCCCAGTTCTTTGAGGAGATCTGATTGTGTAAGTTATGCTACTGGCATTGATGCTGCTCAAAAGGATGTGGTGCAGTCATCACCCCTTATCTCTGACCAGTTTGTTAAGGCTGGCATTGCAACGGTAAATTTTCTGTCTGATTTAGTAAATTATAAGCTTCCTCTATCAGGTGGAGATGGACTACTAAATTCAACTGGGAACTGTATGGTCGATCCCACTAGGCCTCTCTCCAGCATCAAATCAGCAAATGTGAGACACATCAAAAGAGAGAACTTTTCCAGTGTTCATCCAAGATCATCTCCGCAGGTAGCGGCTGGGTCAAATGATACAACAAATGTTCATGCAACAAGGGGTAAAGGTGATAAATCCAATTTCGTTAAAGGTCTCAAGCATGGTCCATATGCTGGAACAGGGAATTCGGTGGCAGCTCACAGTATATCTTCAGATGCTCATGAGAAGAAGACTGTACCAGAGAGAACAAGAGCTCATTCAAACCGCTTCACATCTAATTGTAATTTGAACGTGCAGACTTCAGATGCAGAGTTTGTGGGTTCTAATAGTAGAGGTTTCAACAGACACAATAGAGGTTTTAACAAACCGCCCAGCGATATGGCAGTGGCAACAGGAATTGCTCCAATTAAGAGGCAGTTTGCAAATCCTGGGCATGCTGTGGGAAGTGTTTATCAAATACTGCAACAACTGAAGTGGGGTCCTGCGGCTGAAAAGGCTCTTGGAGATCTCAGATATCCAATGGATGCGTTTCAGGCAAACCAGATTCTCAAGCAACTTCAAGACCACTCAGTTGCCCTTGGCTTTTTCTATTGGTTGAAGCGGCAACCTGGGTTCAAGCATGATGGGCACACTTATACCACCATGGTTGGCAACCTTGGAAAAGCCAGGCAGTTTGGCGCAATAAACAAATTGCTTGATCAGATGGTGAAGGATGGTTGCCAGCCTAATGTTGTGACATATAACCGTTTGATTCATAGTTATGGCCGTGCAAACTACTTGAAGGAAGCACTCAGGGTTTTCAATCAAATGCAGGAGGCAGGATGTGAACCTGACCGTGTCACTTACTGTACACTCATTGACATCCATGCCAAATCTGGCTTTCTTGATGTTGCCATGTGTATGTATGAGAGAATGCAAGAGGCTGGTCTTTCTCCTGACACATTTACTTACAGTGTTATAATCAACTGCCTTGGGAAAGCTGGGAATTTGGCTGCAGCCCAAACGCTATTCTGCGAGATGAGAGATCAGGGTTGTGTTCCTAATTTAGTCACCTATAATATCATGATTGCTTTGCAAGCCAAAGCAAGGAACTATGAAACCGCCTTGAAGCTTTATCGCGATATGCAGAATGCAGGATTTGAACCTGATAAAGTGAGTTATAGCATAGTGATGGAGGTGCTTGGCCATTGTGGGTACCTTGAGGAAGCAGAAGCAGTTTTTGTAGAAATGAAACAGAAAAACTGGGTCCCGGATGAACCTGTTTATGGTCTTTTAGTTGACTTGTGGGGAAAGGCTGGTAATGTTGAGAAGGCCTGGGATTGGTACCAAGCAATGCTCTATGCTGGTTTGCGGCCTAATGTGCCCACTTGCAATTCCCTGCTCAGCGCTTTCCTTAGGGTGCACCGGCTGTCGGATGCGTATAATTTACTACAGAGCATGGTGGGTTTGGGTCTAAACCCTTCTTTGCAAACTTATACATTGCTCCTCAGTTGTAGTACAGAAGCACAGTCACCATATGACATGGGGTTTTGTTGCAAGCTCATGACCATCACACGCCACCCTGCACATACATTTCTACTGTCCATGCCAGCAGCAGGACCTGATGGTCAAAATGTGCGGAATCATGTAAGCAAGTTCCTGGACCTGATGCATTCTGAGGATAGGGAGAGCAAGAGGGGACTGGTAGATGCAGTGGTAGATTTTCTTCACAAGTCAGGGCTCAAGGAGGAGGCAGGCTCAGTTTGGGAAGTGGCTGCACAAAAGAATGTGTATCCAGATGCCGTCAAAGAGAAGAGCTCCTGCTATTGGCTTATTAACCTGCATGTTATGTCAGATGGTACGGCTGTGACAGCACTGTCAAGGACACTTGCTTGGTTTCGCCAGCAAATGCTAATGTCAGGGATAGGTCCCAGCCGGATTGATATTGTAACCGGATGGGGCCGGCGGAGCAGAGTGACAGGATCGTCTATGGTGAGGCAGGCTGTTCAGGAGCTGCTGAACATATTTAGCTTCCCATTTTTCACTGAGAATGGCAATTCTGGGTGTTTTGTGGGATGCGGGGAGCCTCTTAATAGATGGCTGCACCAATCTTATGTGGAGCGGATGCATCTACTGTAG
- the LOC133874936 gene encoding pentatricopeptide repeat-containing protein At1g74750-like isoform X2, which produces MLLYEQMLRAKHIGNLSNSARSFFLNGSRCSAADGNSCTCPEDETCVSRRQSKRNEVLLAQKPSTLVSTSSSRVGTLVSEESVKVLGSQKAKNVDHPSPLKQVVSAPSSLRRSDCVSYATGIDAAQKDVVQSSPLISDQFVKAGIATVNFLSDLVNYKLPLSGGDGLLNSTGNCMVDPTRPLSSIKSANVRHIKRENFSSVHPRSSPQVAAGSNDTTNVHATRGKGDKSNFVKGLKHGPYAGTGNSVAAHSISSDAHEKKTVPERTRAHSNRFTSNCNLNVQTSDAEFVGSNSRGFNRHNRGFNKPPSDMAVATGIAPIKRQFANPGHAVGSVYQILQQLKWGPAAEKALGDLRYPMDAFQANQILKQLQDHSVALGFFYWLKRQPGFKHDGHTYTTMVGNLGKARQFGAINKLLDQMVKDGCQPNVVTYNRLIHSYGRANYLKEALRVFNQMQEAGCEPDRVTYCTLIDIHAKSGFLDVAMCMYERMQEAGLSPDTFTYSVIINCLGKAGNLAAAQTLFCEMRDQGCVPNLVTYNIMIALQAKARNYETALKLYRDMQNAGFEPDKVSYSIVMEVLGHCGYLEEAEAVFVEMKQKNWVPDEPVYGLLVDLWGKAGNVEKAWDWYQAMLYAGLRPNVPTCNSLLSAFLRVHRLSDAYNLLQSMVGLGLNPSLQTYTLLLSCSTEAQSPYDMGFCCKLMTITRHPAHTFLLSMPAAGPDGQNVRNHVSKFLDLMHSEDRESKRGLVDAVVDFLHKSGLKEEAGSVWEVAAQKNVYPDAVKEKSSCYWLINLHVMSDGTAVTALSRTLAWFRQQMLMSGIGPSRIDIVTGWGRRSRVTGSSMVRQAVQELLNIFSFPFFTENGNSGCFVGCGEPLNRWLHQSYVERMHLL; this is translated from the exons ATGCTGCtatatgagcaa ATGTTACGAGCAAAACATATCGGTAACCTTTCCAATAGTGCTCGGTCCTTTTTTCTTAATGGGTCACGATGCAGTGCAGCAGATGGAAATTCATGTACTTGCCCTGAAGATGAAACTTGTGTTTCAAGAAGGCAGAGTAAAAGAAATGAAGTTCTGCTTGCACAAAAGCCATCCACCTTAGTATCCACATCTTCGAGCAGAGTAGGAACCTTAGTTTCAGAGGAGTCAGTTAAAGTACTAGGTTCTCAGAAGGCTAAGAATGTTGATCACCCAAGTCCTCTGAAACAAGTTGTTTCTGCCCCCAGTTCTTTGAGGAGATCTGATTGTGTAAGTTATGCTACTGGCATTGATGCTGCTCAAAAGGATGTGGTGCAGTCATCACCCCTTATCTCTGACCAGTTTGTTAAGGCTGGCATTGCAACGGTAAATTTTCTGTCTGATTTAGTAAATTATAAGCTTCCTCTATCAGGTGGAGATGGACTACTAAATTCAACTGGGAACTGTATGGTCGATCCCACTAGGCCTCTCTCCAGCATCAAATCAGCAAATGTGAGACACATCAAAAGAGAGAACTTTTCCAGTGTTCATCCAAGATCATCTCCGCAGGTAGCGGCTGGGTCAAATGATACAACAAATGTTCATGCAACAAGGGGTAAAGGTGATAAATCCAATTTCGTTAAAGGTCTCAAGCATGGTCCATATGCTGGAACAGGGAATTCGGTGGCAGCTCACAGTATATCTTCAGATGCTCATGAGAAGAAGACTGTACCAGAGAGAACAAGAGCTCATTCAAACCGCTTCACATCTAATTGTAATTTGAACGTGCAGACTTCAGATGCAGAGTTTGTGGGTTCTAATAGTAGAGGTTTCAACAGACACAATAGAGGTTTTAACAAACCGCCCAGCGATATGGCAGTGGCAACAGGAATTGCTCCAATTAAGAGGCAGTTTGCAAATCCTGGGCATGCTGTGGGAAGTGTTTATCAAATACTGCAACAACTGAAGTGGGGTCCTGCGGCTGAAAAGGCTCTTGGAGATCTCAGATATCCAATGGATGCGTTTCAGGCAAACCAGATTCTCAAGCAACTTCAAGACCACTCAGTTGCCCTTGGCTTTTTCTATTGGTTGAAGCGGCAACCTGGGTTCAAGCATGATGGGCACACTTATACCACCATGGTTGGCAACCTTGGAAAAGCCAGGCAGTTTGGCGCAATAAACAAATTGCTTGATCAGATGGTGAAGGATGGTTGCCAGCCTAATGTTGTGACATATAACCGTTTGATTCATAGTTATGGCCGTGCAAACTACTTGAAGGAAGCACTCAGGGTTTTCAATCAAATGCAGGAGGCAGGATGTGAACCTGACCGTGTCACTTACTGTACACTCATTGACATCCATGCCAAATCTGGCTTTCTTGATGTTGCCATGTGTATGTATGAGAGAATGCAAGAGGCTGGTCTTTCTCCTGACACATTTACTTACAGTGTTATAATCAACTGCCTTGGGAAAGCTGGGAATTTGGCTGCAGCCCAAACGCTATTCTGCGAGATGAGAGATCAGGGTTGTGTTCCTAATTTAGTCACCTATAATATCATGATTGCTTTGCAAGCCAAAGCAAGGAACTATGAAACCGCCTTGAAGCTTTATCGCGATATGCAGAATGCAGGATTTGAACCTGATAAAGTGAGTTATAGCATAGTGATGGAGGTGCTTGGCCATTGTGGGTACCTTGAGGAAGCAGAAGCAGTTTTTGTAGAAATGAAACAGAAAAACTGGGTCCCGGATGAACCTGTTTATGGTCTTTTAGTTGACTTGTGGGGAAAGGCTGGTAATGTTGAGAAGGCCTGGGATTGGTACCAAGCAATGCTCTATGCTGGTTTGCGGCCTAATGTGCCCACTTGCAATTCCCTGCTCAGCGCTTTCCTTAGGGTGCACCGGCTGTCGGATGCGTATAATTTACTACAGAGCATGGTGGGTTTGGGTCTAAACCCTTCTTTGCAAACTTATACATTGCTCCTCAGTTGTAGTACAGAAGCACAGTCACCATATGACATGGGGTTTTGTTGCAAGCTCATGACCATCACACGCCACCCTGCACATACATTTCTACTGTCCATGCCAGCAGCAGGACCTGATGGTCAAAATGTGCGGAATCATGTAAGCAAGTTCCTGGACCTGATGCATTCTGAGGATAGGGAGAGCAAGAGGGGACTGGTAGATGCAGTGGTAGATTTTCTTCACAAGTCAGGGCTCAAGGAGGAGGCAGGCTCAGTTTGGGAAGTGGCTGCACAAAAGAATGTGTATCCAGATGCCGTCAAAGAGAAGAGCTCCTGCTATTGGCTTATTAACCTGCATGTTATGTCAGATGGTACGGCTGTGACAGCACTGTCAAGGACACTTGCTTGGTTTCGCCAGCAAATGCTAATGTCAGGGATAGGTCCCAGCCGGATTGATATTGTAACCGGATGGGGCCGGCGGAGCAGAGTGACAGGATCGTCTATGGTGAGGCAGGCTGTTCAGGAGCTGCTGAACATATTTAGCTTCCCATTTTTCACTGAGAATGGCAATTCTGGGTGTTTTGTGGGATGCGGGGAGCCTCTTAATAGATGGCTGCACCAATCTTATGTGGAGCGGATGCATCTACTGTAG